In the genome of Manis javanica isolate MJ-LG chromosome 17, MJ_LKY, whole genome shotgun sequence, one region contains:
- the SLC6A16 gene encoding LOW QUALITY PROTEIN: orphan sodium- and chloride-dependent neurotransmitter transporter NTT5 (The sequence of the model RefSeq protein was modified relative to this genomic sequence to represent the inferred CDS: inserted 1 base in 1 codon; substituted 1 base at 1 genomic stop codon): MTTVNKSMEAQDKEPWMSGTSDSKYLTATTSVSPVLKSELLSAEELNGEKEKVDTLSSHSWFDEDNDEALETTDKDEPKDEAPTDRPSWASKTEYLLAQVGFSVGLNTTWRFPYLCFHNGGGSFLIIYVLMLLLVGVPLLLLEMAAGPRMHQGSLGVWTAVSPWTGGLGYTSLTVCFIAGLYYSVLMAWGAFYLVQSLQSPLPWASCPLLRNSSDFGEKRGKRAGGRAEKSTKGDERGMKEGGDAEKRGGTWSCSFLHGQFTSDPECAQTTSTTYFWYRHVLKAGDEIEMGGPPVVHLSVCLFASGSLSASPVLYVSVTLPYICLSCLLIRSIMLEGAHFGLKSLLAAKVSHVWRRAGNQLFLSVGSGFSSFTAISSYTPQPNNCVTDAVTVALLSLTSSLVVMLFVFAIIGHLATETSKKCCLKWNAETVMRLVAMXVLPPEVRPPDSLSHHPDPIYSMWLSNLPEQVRSIVLPYLSNCSLSEQLKEVGHGGSGLVLVAFTDVIFSVFSGSTFWSIIIFLLLVNLGLCTMTGVMQGIITPLQDTFSSLRKYTKLLTGGLYVCVFLCSLISAWPSGSYYVNLLDEYWASLCLFFILILENVAMAWIYGARRFLADLSVMLGRPVSPSVXWLWCCLSPAVLLVLFVTALTHLSLKTISCLAWDSSTSNEEIRTYPSWAKGLLVVLVVVPVFPVPAYFLYTLAGWLFQSPWSAAGPSLPSNPKLQWARRRPFHRSK; the protein is encoded by the exons ATGACGACTGTTAATAAAAGCATGGAGGCCCAGGATAAGGAACCCTGGATGTCTGGGACTTCGGATTCCAAATACCTGACTGCTactacctcagtttccccagtctTAAAGTCCGAGTTGTTGTCTGCTGAGGAACTGaatggggagaaagagaaggttGACACTCTGTCATCACACAGTTGGTTTGATGAAGATAATGATGAAGCACTGGAGACCACAGACAAAGATGAGCCAAAGGATGAAGCCCCCACTGACCGGCCATCCTGGGCCAGTAAAACTGAGTACCTCCTGGCCCAGGTGGGCTTCTCTGTGGGGCTGAACACCACCTGGCGCTTTCCTTATCTGTGTTTTCACAATGGAGGTG GCAGCTTTCTCATCATCTACGTCCTCATGCTGCTCTTGGTCGGGGTTCCGCTTCTCCTGCTGGAGATGGCAGCCGGTCCGAGGATGCATCAGGGCAGCTTGGGTGTGTGGACGGCCGTCAGCCCCTGGACTGGCGGTTTGGGGTATACCAGCCTCACA GTGTGCTTCATCGCGGGCTTGTACTACAGCGTGCTCATGGCCTGGGGTGCCTTCTATTTGGTTCAGTCTTTGCAGTCTCCACTGCCTTGGGCATCATGTCCCTTACTGAGAAATTCCAGTGATTTTggtgagaagagagggaaaagggcaggtgggagggctgAGAAAAGTACAAA AGGTGATGAAAGGGGTATGAAGGAGGGGGGAGATGCGGAGAAGAGGGGAGGCACCTGGTCTTGCAGTTTCCTCCATGGTCAGTTCACCTCAGATCCTGAGTGTGCACAGACAACATCCACCACGTACTTCTGGTACCGGCATGTACTGAAGGCCGGAGACGAGATTGAGATGGGTGGGCCGCCAGTAGTGCATCTCAGTGTCTGTCTCTTTGCGTCTGGTTCATTATCTGCGTCTCCA GTGCTGTATGTCTCAGTGACCCTTCCCTACATCTGCCTTTCCTGTCTCCTTATCCGGAGCATCATGCTGGAAGGCGCACATTTTGGTCTCAAGAGTCTGTTGGCTGCCAAGGTGAG CCACG TGTGGCGCCGGGCAGGGAACCAGCTCTTTCTGTCCGTAGGCTCTGGCTTCAGCAGCTTCACCGCAATAAGCTCGTACACCCCGCAGCCCAACAACTGTGTCACTGATGCTGTCACTGTGGCTCTTCTCAGCCTGACCTCCTCGCTGGTGGTCATGTTATTTGTATTTGCCATAATAGGCCACTTGGCTACAGAGACCAGCAAAAAATGCTGCCTGAAGTG GAATGCTGAGACAGTGATGAGACTGGTAGCAATGTAGGTGCTACCTCCTGAGGTCCGGCCCCCGGATAGTCTGTCTCATCATCCAGACCCCATCTACTCCATGTGGCTTAGCAACCTCCCTGAACAAGTCAGAAGCATAGTCCTACCATATTTGTCCAATTGCAGCTTATCTGAGCAGTTGAAGGAGGTAG GTCATGGAGGGTCAGGTTTGGTCCTTGTGGCATTTACTGACgtcatcttctctgtgttttctggATCCACCTTCTGGTCCATCATCATCTTCCTATTGCTGGTGAACCTGGGGCTGTGCACCATGACAGGGGTCATGCAGGGTATCATTACCCCACTCCAGGACACCTTCTCTTCCCTCAGGAAATACACAAAGCTGCTCAC TGGgggtctgtatgtgtgtgtgttcctgtgcAGCCTTATTTCTGCATGGCCCTCTGGCAGCTACTATGTGAACCTGCTGGATGAATACTGGGCATCTCTGTGCCTCTTCTTCATTCTCATCTTGGAGAACGTGGCCATGGCCTGGATCTATGGAGCCAGAAG GTTCCTCGCAGACCTCAGCGTCATGCTGGGCCGCCCCGTCTCCCCGTCTG GCTGGCTGTGGTGCTGCCTGTCTCCCGCCGTGCTGCTGGTCCTGTTTGTAACTGCCCTGACTCATCTGTCTCTGAAGACCATCAGCTGCTTGGCGTGGGACTCAAGCACT TCCAATGAGGAGATCCGAACTTACCCGTCATGGGCGAAAGGCTTGCTTGTCGTCCTCGTCGTCGTGCCCGTCTTTCCCGTCCCTGCCTACTTCCTGTACACCCTCGCCGGGTGGCTTTTCCAGTCTCCATGGTCTGCAGCAGGACCTTCACTCCCCTCAAACCCGAAGCTACAGTGGGCTCGCCGGAGGCCCTTCCACAGGTCCAAGTGA
- the CD37 gene encoding leukocyte antigen CD37 isoform X6: MSAQDSCLSFTKYLLFVFNLFFFVLGSLIFCFGIWILIDKTSFVSFVGLSFMPLQIWSKGLAVSGILTMGLALLGCVGALKELRCLLGLYFGILLLLFATQITLGILISTQRIRLERRVKDIVLQTIQMYRTDPEKTEAEESWDYVQFQLRCCGWNSPQDWFHVPSLRSNESEVPRVPCSCYNSSATNDSAVFDMISLPQFSRLGPPARPRQNTDFCVVPANSYIYREGCARNLQKWLHNNLISIVGICLGVGLLELSFMTLSIFLCRNLDKVFDRLARYR, encoded by the exons ATGTCGGCCCAGGACAGCTGCCTCAGCTTCACCAAGTACCTCCTCTTCGTTTTCAACCTCTTCTTCTTC GTTCTAGGCAGCCTGATTTTCTGCTTCGGCATCTGGATACTCATCGACAAGACCAGCTTCGTGTCCTTTGTGG GCTTGTCCTTCATGCCCCTGCAGATCTGGTCCAAAGGCCTGGCCGTCTCTGGAATCCTCACCATGGGCCTTGCCCTCCTGGGCTGTGTGGGGGCCCTGAAGGAGCTACGCTGCCTCCTGGGCCTG TATTTTGGGATACTGCTGCTCCTGTTTGCCACGCAGATCACCCTGGGAATCCTCATCTCCACTCAGCGGATCCGG CTGGAGCGGAGGGTGAAGGACATCGTGCTGCAGACGATCCAAATGTACCGCACAGACCCGGAGAAGACGGAGGCGGAGGAGAGCTGGGACTACGTGCAGTTCCAG CTGCGCTGTTGCGGCTGGAATTCTCCTCAGGACTGGTTCCATGTCCCCAGCCTGAGAAGCAACGAATCGGAGGTACCCCGCGTGCCCTGCTCCTGCTATAACTCATCGGCAACCAACGACTCTGCAGTCTTCGATATGATTTCCTTACCCCAGTTCAGCCGGCTCGGACCACCGGCGCGGCCCAGGCAAAATACAGACTTTTGCGTGGTCCCGGCAAACAGCTACATCTACCGAGAG GGCTGCGCGCGGAACCTCCAGAAGTGGTTGCACAATAACCTCATCTCCATAGTGGGCATTTGTCTGGGCGTCGGTCTACTCGAG
- the CD37 gene encoding leukocyte antigen CD37 isoform X4, translating to MQREGQKPSKGEDVGPGQLPQLHQVPPLRFQPLLLRSRQPDFLLRHLDTHRQDQLRVLCLSFMPLQIWSKGLAVSGILTMGLALLGCVGALKELRCLLGLYFGILLLLFATQITLGILISTQRIRLERRVKDIVLQTIQMYRTDPEKTEAEESWDYVQFQLRCCGWNSPQDWFHVPSLRSNESEVPRVPCSCYNSSATNDSAVFDMISLPQFSRLGPPARPRQNTDFCVVPANSYIYREGCARNLQKWLHNNLISIVGICLGVGLLELSFMTLSIFLCRNLDKVFDRLARYR from the exons ATGCAGAGAGAGGGCCAGAAACCCAGCAAGG GAGAAGATGTCGGCCCAGGACAGCTGCCTCAGCTTCACCAAGTACCTCCTCTTCGTTTTCAACCTCTTCTTCTTC GTTCTAGGCAGCCTGATTTTCTGCTTCGGCATCTGGATACTCATCGACAAGACCAGCTTCGTGTCCTTT GCTTGTCCTTCATGCCCCTGCAGATCTGGTCCAAAGGCCTGGCCGTCTCTGGAATCCTCACCATGGGCCTTGCCCTCCTGGGCTGTGTGGGGGCCCTGAAGGAGCTACGCTGCCTCCTGGGCCTG TATTTTGGGATACTGCTGCTCCTGTTTGCCACGCAGATCACCCTGGGAATCCTCATCTCCACTCAGCGGATCCGG CTGGAGCGGAGGGTGAAGGACATCGTGCTGCAGACGATCCAAATGTACCGCACAGACCCGGAGAAGACGGAGGCGGAGGAGAGCTGGGACTACGTGCAGTTCCAG CTGCGCTGTTGCGGCTGGAATTCTCCTCAGGACTGGTTCCATGTCCCCAGCCTGAGAAGCAACGAATCGGAGGTACCCCGCGTGCCCTGCTCCTGCTATAACTCATCGGCAACCAACGACTCTGCAGTCTTCGATATGATTTCCTTACCCCAGTTCAGCCGGCTCGGACCACCGGCGCGGCCCAGGCAAAATACAGACTTTTGCGTGGTCCCGGCAAACAGCTACATCTACCGAGAG GGCTGCGCGCGGAACCTCCAGAAGTGGTTGCACAATAACCTCATCTCCATAGTGGGCATTTGTCTGGGCGTCGGTCTACTCGAG